A genomic segment from Hyphomicrobiales bacterium encodes:
- a CDS encoding N-formylglutamate amidohydrolase: MIAKKAIPELETPLSLQVPERISAPFLFSSPHSGRIYPRAFLDASRLDANTLRKSEDSYVDELFEGVVPLGVPLIGALFPRAYLDVNREPFELDPRMFLQAPPAYANIRSARVAGGLGTVPRIVGEGQEIYAGRIPIDEATGRIEGIYKPYHERLRGLVAATQARFGVAALIDCHSMPASIRVGDSGVRPDFIVGDRFGASASAAMTEAAIGILISLGYTVAHNQPYAGGFI, encoded by the coding sequence ATGATCGCAAAAAAGGCGATTCCGGAGCTGGAAACGCCGTTGAGCCTCCAGGTGCCGGAGAGGATTTCCGCTCCGTTCCTGTTTTCCTCGCCGCACAGCGGACGCATCTATCCGCGCGCTTTCCTCGACGCCTCGCGGCTCGACGCCAATACGCTGCGCAAGTCGGAAGACAGTTATGTCGACGAGCTGTTCGAAGGCGTCGTCCCCCTCGGCGTTCCGCTCATAGGGGCGCTGTTCCCGCGCGCCTATCTCGACGTCAACCGCGAGCCCTTCGAGCTCGACCCGCGCATGTTCCTGCAGGCGCCGCCGGCCTATGCCAACATCCGCTCGGCCCGGGTCGCGGGCGGTCTCGGGACGGTGCCGAGGATCGTCGGCGAGGGTCAGGAGATCTATGCCGGGCGGATTCCGATCGACGAGGCGACCGGCCGGATCGAGGGCATCTACAAGCCCTATCACGAGCGCCTGCGCGGCCTCGTGGCGGCCACGCAGGCCCGCTTCGGCGTCGCGGCGCTGATCGACTGCCATTCGATGCCGGCCAGCATCCGCGTCGGCGATTCGGGCGTGCGGCCCGACTTCATCGTCGGCGACCGCTTCGGCGCCTCGGCCTCGGCGGCGATGACCGAGGCGGCGATCGGCATCCTGATCTCGCTCGGCTATACCGTGGCGCACAACCAGCCCTATGCCGGCGGCTTCATCA
- a CDS encoding response regulator, which yields MTRIILAEDDEDMRRFLVKALQKAGHEVVSFDNGRSAFERLRKEPFTLLLTDIVMPEMDGIELARKATELDPDIKVMFITGFAAVALNPDSRAPKDAKILSKPFHLRELVDQVERMIAA from the coding sequence ATGACCAGGATCATTCTTGCCGAAGACGATGAGGACATGCGTCGCTTCCTTGTGAAGGCGCTGCAAAAGGCCGGTCACGAGGTGGTCTCCTTCGACAATGGGCGCAGCGCCTTCGAGCGCTTGCGCAAGGAGCCGTTCACGCTGCTGCTCACCGATATCGTCATGCCGGAAATGGATGGGATCGAGCTCGCCCGCAAGGCGACGGAGCTCGACCCGGATATCAAGGTCATGTTCATCACCGGCTTTGCCGCGGTGGCGCTGAACCCGGATTCCCGCGCTCCCAAGGACGCCAAGATCCTCTCCAAGCCGTTCCATCTGCGCGAACTCGTCGACCAGGTGGAGCGCATGATCGCCGCCTGA
- a CDS encoding non-ribosomal peptide synthetase — translation MNAPTVELVGATICDVIRRWAEIQPDAPAILAKDRPPLSYSMFIGRIDRVREVLKCSGLGRGDRIAIVHGRSDELSVLIFGVMSGATAVPLNPKLTAAEFHNQLRSCKAKAVVVEDRHRGAVADAAARLEIPCFDASAFGHCPAGDTGGAPLTSTLSKPDDVAIVYGTSGTTSRPKIIPICHRNLMLRMAKSFEWIAIGADDRFFTLRPLYYAGGHTNLCRALFSGGSVFFFDQESKNVSARDLVDSEATWMSAPPTVYRAILSAEVGSDGPYRNHKLRFLRNSSSGLDAKTQKSIEELFGVPLLQAYSMTETCWIAANPPNFAGRKFGSVGLPVIDEIKIMGADGRTVAPGERGEVFVRGPTVFEGYEGDPEANRAAFLDGWFRTGDEGFFDEDGYLVLTGRIKEMIDRGGEKVSPAEVDAAVMEHPGVVEAATFPIPHPTLGEEVAVAVVQAPGAALSTRVLSDFLLERLAGFKVPRLFAFVDVIPKSETGKLQRAKLADALKINADAGPPAAEWVERQATPLEVQLRTIWTKTLRRDRPVGLDDNFFLLGGDSLQAVEMFLDVERALKMRLPAAALFEAGTVAEMAQLIEQSAVPGCIVPIQPQGSRPPFFCVHGNAGEVIGFHHLSRHLGQDQPFFAIQSIGWNGETVPFTCSEDMAAHYIAAIRRIQPEGPYYIGGYSFGGRIACYMARALKAAGEEVALLALIDTTNYVGRMHASLDEWLERQGANKGARRGLQTLRYGWFRTRKLCDAGYARVRRAILFRIWDHYRKSGKTLPRFLRRPGSANRLVRLEHATMPPYDGDAVYFRAESGGRLKDAPDVRDCWDRVIKGRLEVRPIPGNHATIIQGAHAAFLARELAESIDRALASAGPVRRKGSPGFSDAAAEKNGGRGWD, via the coding sequence ATGAACGCGCCCACGGTCGAGCTCGTAGGCGCTACGATTTGCGACGTGATCCGTCGCTGGGCTGAGATTCAGCCCGACGCGCCGGCGATCCTGGCCAAGGACCGGCCGCCCCTCAGCTATTCGATGTTCATCGGACGGATCGATCGAGTCCGCGAGGTTCTCAAATGCTCCGGACTCGGGCGCGGCGACCGAATTGCCATCGTTCACGGGCGCAGCGACGAGCTTTCGGTGCTGATCTTCGGGGTCATGAGCGGCGCGACTGCGGTGCCGCTCAATCCCAAACTCACGGCCGCTGAATTCCACAACCAGTTGCGGAGCTGTAAGGCGAAGGCGGTCGTCGTCGAAGACCGCCACCGCGGGGCCGTCGCCGACGCCGCGGCCCGCCTTGAGATACCGTGTTTTGATGCATCTGCATTTGGGCATTGCCCGGCGGGCGATACCGGCGGGGCGCCGCTAACGTCGACATTGTCGAAGCCGGATGATGTGGCCATCGTCTACGGCACCTCCGGAACGACGTCGCGCCCGAAGATCATACCCATTTGTCATCGCAATCTCATGCTCAGAATGGCGAAATCATTCGAATGGATCGCGATAGGCGCGGATGACAGATTTTTCACCTTGAGGCCGCTTTATTACGCCGGCGGTCATACAAACCTGTGCCGGGCGCTGTTTTCGGGCGGGAGCGTTTTCTTCTTCGATCAGGAAAGCAAGAATGTCAGCGCCAGGGATCTTGTCGATTCCGAGGCGACCTGGATGTCCGCGCCGCCGACCGTCTATCGCGCGATCCTCTCCGCCGAAGTCGGCTCCGACGGGCCCTATCGCAACCACAAGCTGCGCTTCTTGAGGAATTCGTCGAGCGGGCTCGATGCCAAGACGCAGAAATCGATCGAGGAGCTTTTCGGGGTGCCTCTCCTGCAGGCCTATTCGATGACGGAAACATGCTGGATTGCGGCCAATCCGCCGAATTTCGCCGGCAGGAAGTTCGGCTCGGTCGGTTTGCCGGTCATCGACGAGATCAAGATCATGGGCGCCGACGGCCGGACTGTCGCTCCCGGCGAGCGCGGCGAAGTTTTCGTGCGCGGCCCCACTGTTTTTGAAGGTTATGAAGGCGATCCCGAGGCCAATAGAGCAGCCTTCCTCGACGGGTGGTTCCGCACCGGCGACGAGGGGTTCTTCGACGAGGACGGTTATCTCGTCTTGACGGGCCGGATCAAGGAAATGATCGACCGCGGTGGCGAGAAGGTCAGTCCGGCCGAGGTCGATGCCGCGGTGATGGAGCACCCGGGGGTCGTCGAGGCCGCGACTTTCCCGATTCCGCATCCGACGCTCGGAGAAGAAGTTGCGGTCGCGGTGGTTCAAGCACCGGGGGCAGCGCTCAGCACCAGAGTGCTCAGCGATTTCCTTCTTGAGCGGCTTGCCGGCTTCAAGGTTCCGCGGCTGTTCGCTTTCGTCGATGTGATCCCAAAGAGCGAGACGGGCAAGCTGCAGCGCGCCAAGCTCGCCGACGCGCTCAAGATCAACGCCGATGCCGGGCCGCCGGCCGCCGAATGGGTGGAGCGACAGGCAACGCCTCTCGAGGTCCAACTTCGGACGATCTGGACCAAGACGCTGCGCCGCGACCGCCCGGTCGGTCTTGACGACAATTTCTTTCTGCTCGGCGGGGACTCGCTTCAGGCGGTGGAAATGTTCCTCGATGTCGAAAGGGCATTGAAGATGCGGCTGCCGGCGGCGGCTCTGTTCGAGGCGGGCACCGTGGCCGAGATGGCGCAGCTCATCGAACAGAGTGCGGTGCCCGGCTGCATCGTGCCGATCCAGCCGCAAGGAAGCCGCCCGCCTTTTTTCTGCGTTCACGGAAATGCGGGCGAAGTGATCGGCTTTCACCATCTTTCGCGACACCTTGGCCAGGACCAGCCCTTTTTCGCCATTCAATCGATCGGCTGGAACGGCGAGACGGTTCCCTTCACCTGCAGCGAGGACATGGCAGCCCACTATATCGCGGCAATCCGCCGGATTCAGCCCGAGGGTCCCTATTATATCGGCGGCTACTCATTTGGCGGCCGGATCGCCTGCTACATGGCCAGGGCGCTCAAGGCGGCCGGCGAGGAGGTCGCATTGCTGGCGCTGATCGATACCACCAACTATGTCGGCCGCATGCATGCGAGCTTGGATGAGTGGCTCGAGCGGCAGGGGGCAAACAAGGGCGCGCGCCGTGGGCTGCAGACCCTGCGCTACGGATGGTTTCGGACGCGCAAGCTGTGCGATGCCGGCTATGCGCGGGTGCGGCGGGCGATCTTGTTCCGGATCTGGGACCATTACCGAAAATCGGGCAAGACCCTGCCGCGCTTCCTGCGCCGGCCCGGCAGCGCCAACCGTCTCGTGCGCCTGGAGCACGCCACCATGCCGCCCTATGACGGCGATGCGGTCTATTTCAGGGCCGAATCGGGGGGGCGTCTGAAGGATGCGCCCGACGTGCGCGATTGCTGGGACCGCGTGATCAAGGGCCGCTTGGAAGTGCGCCCCATCCCGGGCAACCACGCAACCATCATCCAGGGAGCGCATGCCGCGTTCCTGGCGCGCGAACTTGCCGAAAGCATTGATCGGGCCCTGGCTTCGGCAGGGCCGGTGCGCCGCAAAGGTTCTCCAGGATTTTCTGACGCGGCGGCGGAGAAAAATGGTGGGCGTGGCTGGGATTGA
- a CDS encoding CBS domain-containing protein has protein sequence MQARDIMTTRVITVAPDTDIREAAKSLLDNRISAMPVIDKDGKLVGVVSEGDLMRRPEASTGRHHSWWLDLLASPRERALRYVKEHSRRVGDIMTHKVIAVSEDADLESIAETLEKNRIKRVPVVKDGKVIGIVSRANLMRGLIAREAAPRHADDPTIRSAIEAALDEVGNLDKYIHVVVSGGVAHLWGAVGSNAEKNAARVAAENAPGVKSVRDEIRVLPVSLSQLVWAD, from the coding sequence ATGCAGGCCAGGGACATCATGACGACAAGAGTGATCACCGTCGCCCCGGACACCGATATTCGCGAGGCGGCAAAGAGCCTTCTCGACAACCGCATCAGCGCCATGCCGGTCATCGACAAGGACGGAAAGCTGGTCGGCGTCGTCAGCGAAGGTGACCTGATGCGGCGGCCGGAGGCGAGCACCGGGCGGCACCATTCCTGGTGGTTGGACCTGCTCGCGAGCCCGCGCGAGCGGGCGCTCAGATATGTCAAGGAGCACAGCCGCCGCGTTGGCGATATCATGACCCACAAGGTGATCGCGGTTAGCGAGGATGCCGACCTTGAATCGATCGCCGAGACCTTGGAGAAGAACCGCATCAAGCGGGTGCCGGTGGTCAAGGACGGCAAGGTGATCGGGATTGTCAGCCGCGCCAACCTGATGCGCGGGCTGATCGCGCGCGAGGCCGCTCCCCGGCACGCCGACGACCCCACCATCCGCTCGGCCATCGAAGCAGCGCTCGACGAGGTCGGAAACCTCGACAAGTACATCCATGTGGTCGTCTCCGGGGGCGTGGCGCATCTGTGGGGCGCGGTCGGTTCGAATGCCGAAAAGAATGCCGCCCGGGTTGCCGCCGAGAACGCCCCCGGGGTCAAGAGCGTCCGCGACGAGATCCGCGTGCTGCCGGTGAGTCTCAGCCAACTGGTGTGGGCCGACTGA